The nucleotide sequence CTGTTTACCTGTCGCGGCCTACTAACAGCCACACTCTGCCACGCAGGATAGCCAGGTCATCCGGGTGTCTTTCTCCAACCTCTTTAAGGAGTTCAAGTCCTCAGCCACATGGCTTCAGTTCCCTTTTGTCTTCGAGGCCAGAATGTCCAGGAGAGGTGATACGAAAATGGGGCATGAATGGTTCGGGAAGGGCAGCCTGGCACCAAGCTGGGGCTTTGAGATGTCCAGAGAGGGACGGAGCAGGTCCAGAGGGGCTTATATGTGGTCTGAGGGACAGCTTACATGTGGTCACAGAATTAAAGCTGTGGAAATGGAGGCTGCAAGAGGGTGGACGCTGACCTTGGACACCTATCCTGCAGACCTGGCAGGTGTGGCTCCCCCTGATGCCCGCTGGACCTGCTTGCAACTGGACCTGCAtgacatcctcctgatctatCTGAGCCGGCACTATGGCCACCTCAAGAGTGTCAGGCTGTGTGCCAGCCTGCTAGTCAGGAACCTTTACACTAGCGACCTGTGCTTTGATCCTGGTGAGAGCCATTCCCTACCCACTCTGtgtgtcctctcctctccttctgtgtgtgcacatgctccATCACCCCAGGTTCTCTGCCTGGGTGCCATGCTATCTTTGAACTCTGGCCTGGTGCCACTGAAAGCCAGGTCCCTGTAGCCCTGGAGGCAACCCTGAGGTGAGGGTGTGGCTGGGCTGGTGGCCTGGTGGCCATACTCTCGTATGGTAGGAGTCTGATACTGCATCTTGCCTGGGGCTTCCCTTGAATTGGAGCATCCCTGGTTGTTTAGCAGTCACCGTCACTGAGGCCAGGCGGGCAAAGCTGCCCATGACTCCCATGCCTCGAGAAATGACCTTCCCAGTGCCAAAGGGGGAGAGCTGGCATGTTCACTATGTTCACATCTGGTAAGCAGCTCTGCCCTTCCTGAGGGAGGCCTATGGGTGGCAGGAGGACAGGTGGCGCCTTTGACCTACCCAGATGCTGATTCATCTGCCCATCACCCACCAAGGTTTCCAGGCAATAGCCTGAAGGTGCCTTCCCGGAATGTTCGGAAGAGCTGTTTCCCTCCTGAGGCAGGTGGGCTTGTGGGGCCCACGGGGTGCATAGAGCTCAGAGGGAGTGGGGAGGCCCAGTGGTGTGGTGACTGCAGCTGGTATAGGCCCAGGGCCTCAGGACTAGCTTACAGGTTATATGAGCCCACAGAACTATGTGGGAAGTCTGTGTGAGGGGTACTTGAGGGTCCCAAGTTTTCCAGCTGGAAGAGCAGATGTCCAGGGCAGAATGGTGGGCAGTTTCTGTGGTGTGGCTTCTGCAGGTCCCGCAAGGCAAGGCTGCCTGTTCCTTATGCCCCTGCTGGCACCCTCACCAGGCATCCTGCCACTCTGTTCTGACAGTTATTGGGCTCTGTGTTCCATTGTAGTCTTCCTGCggtctgtgcctcagcttcctcacccaGCGACTGTCAGTAAATCCATGCAGGACAGTGTGTCCCTGGTGGCCCAGGTACTCAGTCCCCCAGCCTGAGTGCCCCGGGATAGGACTGGGGAATAGTGGCTTTAAGGTGCTGATGGACACTTGTTCTTTTACAGCCCTGCAAGCCCCCCTCAGCACCCAGGCTCCTTCCAGATGTCAGCTTGCCCTACAAGCACTCAGAGGTGTCCAGTATAGATGGCCCCAGCATCCATGGCCAAGATCTTCCAACCTGGGCAGAGGCCGTTGATGTGCACACAGTGGTCAGTAATGGCCACATGTCAACCCACAAATCAGCTGGGGTGCCCATGCCCCTTGAGGATGCTGGCTTCTATAAGGTGAGTGCCAGGGTAGGCAGGTATAGGTGAGTTGTGGGTGAGGGGCTGCACAGCCTGGACCCACTGTGAGCTGCATTCAAGGCAGTGAGCCTCTAGTGTTCCTTTTCTGGGGGCTCAGGTGATAAATTACCTAcgtagcaagtataaagccctgagttcatcaGCCCTAAGTGGTTGGTAGGTGGAGGGGAGCACGACCAGGAGTTTCTGGAGGGTCTGGTGCTCAGCCAGACTCCTGCTACTTACTAGAAAGTTACTACTGGCAGAGCCAACCGGGAACCcaggtggtttttattttttgagatgctggggattgaaccctcaGTCTCATGAatattaggcaagcattctaccactaagcctTACTCCCAGCACCCAAGTGGCTTTTTCTGAGGGGCAATGCCCAGTCTGGTGGTGGCAGTCGCAGAGGATGGTGTGCCATCctgggaactcaccaagcatttGTCTGTTCCAGCGCTTCCTCCCGGACCCAATCCTGAGGCTCAAGGGGGTCATTGGCTTTGGAGGCCACAGCACCAAATGGGTGAGGATCTCGAGCTGTGTCAAGGACAGCTCTCATTGGGTGAAATGAGTGTTGAGTGCTCAGAGTCCCTCTTCTGCTGCCTTCCCTATAGTCCTCAGATGCTTCTTGCCCTACTCACATCTGCTCATTACTGTCTGGGCACACATTGGTGTCCCCAAAGTCATTGGTGCCCCCTACTTACTTTGCCAAGCCCGATAGGCAATGACTGGGTTAAAGTGTTGCAGAAacctcaagctgagatatgggacactgaggcagtttagcaggaagcaacgttttattatTCTGGCACAGATCccgtggactcatgtccaaaggctgagccccaagaacaaaggggtctcaccttatgtacccttgcaagcaggttacaggagcaaaaagcaaggtttaatctATATGTGGTTATGTACAATTttataggctactttaccctaatgctatgtgactttccctctcctcagtgctatgtgaccctcTCCACattcagattcctcaggttttatctctctgccacgccatccctacctccctgctactttatcagaactcaggcctagtttgttttcttctgctccTCCTGCTACAGAAGTGCTTCCAAAGACAACAGTTCTGGCTCACGTGTTTGACCTCCAATGAGGGTGGACTTTagtggtccagaccagccctcTGGTGTGGTGTACAAAGTGGACCTTCTAGAGAAAAGCCTTCTAGAGAGGAGGTGTTCCCTCTGAGTGACCCTGGGTACTTGTCAGGCTTTCCTGGAGGCAGTCTGAGTCTTTAGGGGAGCCCTTGGACTTTTTACTGTGCAGACCTCTTGAGTTTCTTATATTGGAGGCAGGGCCTGGAGGAtgtgcatgtttgtcttttattCTTCTGTATGTGCATCCCATTCACTCATGCTTGTGATGTGAAGAAGGTGCCCCTGTCCTGTCCTGGGTGGCCATATGCCCATGTGTGTGCCTGGACCCCTCTCCTCCACTGACCTCTAGGTAGCCAGGAGGGGCCTGGGGTACTCTGGTGACTTTGGCCTTGTGTTCCAGGCCCTGTGGACCAAGGATGGAGCAGCTGTTGTTTACCCCTGCCATGCAGTCATCGTTGCCCTGCGTGTTGACACTGGGGAGCAGCGCTTTTTCCTTGGCCACACAGACAAGGTGGGTGTTACTTGGGCCCAGGGGGTATACACCTGCAGGCCATGTACAATCCCTCCATATGTGCCTCCCCAGGTCTCTGCCCTGGCCCTGGACGGGAGAAGCTTGTTGCTAGCGTCCGCCCAGGCGCAGCCCCCCAGCACGGTGCGGCTCTGGGACTTCCAGACTGGGGGGTGTCTGTCCCTGTTCTGGAGCCCAGTGCACACGGTCTGCTCCCTCAGGTGGGCATGGGCCtcctctgggggtgggggaggggagcccaAGCACGGCTGACCCCCTCTTCCATGTCCACAGCTTCTCTGGCAGCGGGGCTCTTCTCTGCGGTGTGGGCAAGGATCACCACGGGAGGACGGTAATGGGCTCTGGCCTGGGAGGTGGGGCAGCCCCACCTCAGGTGTGGGCAGCTCAGCTAGAGTCTCTATTTTCTAAAAATCTATCTTTGGTTGTTTCCACATATAAAAGtaatgtctttttcattttgcaaaagtCAAGCCAGGCAGGGAGGTgtgtgcctgtagtcctagcacttaggaggctgaggcaggagaagcactTGAGTCCAGgactctgaggccagcctgagtagcATAGCCAAACCCCTGTcttcccaccacacacacacaaaattccaTTAACTTAGgaaatgttaatggaattaacaTTTCTCCTCTCTGGCAGGGATTCCTGCAGCTTTGACATTGTGACATTGTGTGCCCCTGGCTTTTGTGTACTCTGGGGCACGTGTTGCCTGCCCCACGAGAAGGCCTCAGATTATTTCATGCttcatgctttgtttttttaCCCCTTTGCAATGAGTGTTAGTTTAAGTCAGTTTTAAGTCAGTGTTATATGACTATCCTGTCCTCCCTTGAGGGTGTGTGTATGGGGCGGGGTGGAGGGGTGTTACAGTTGTAAGATGCACTGTAAAACACGACACCTCTGAAGTCAACCTGTGCACTAGAGCAGGTggctcctcctgagtgctgagttaCCAGTATTTCATTATAGGGTGCCTCTGGCTTTTTGTCTTTTCAGGGTcctgggaatagaacccagggcttggtatatgccaggcaagcattctgccactgagccgCACTCCCAGCTCTGATACACTATTGTACTTGTGGGTCTGGTTTTAGTTCCCATTTCTGTAGACAGGGCTATACTATCCAGCTGGGCTTGTTGCAGGTGGTGGTGGCCTGGGGCACAGACCAGATAGGCAATGGTGGTGAAGTGGTGATTCTTGCAAAGGTGCACACTGACTTTGACATCCAGACCTTCCGGATCGCCTCTTTTGATGAAACCAGGTGATGTGGCTGGTCCACAGTGCTGGGATAGGGTCTGGGCTTGAGCCCTTCTGCTCTTGGCAGTGTTACTACTCCATGCTTTCTCTGCAGAATGGCATCATGTGGGCGGGGCAGCGTGCGGCTGTGGCGGCTGCGTGGTAGGACGCTCCGCTCCTGCCCTGTGGACCTGGGGGAGCACTGTGCTCTGGAGCTCACTGACCTCGCCTTTGCACAGACCCTGGACAGCCACCGGGCATCCTCGGCCCGCATGCTGTGAGGCCCTGCCTTTGCCCCCTGTCTACCACCCAGCCTACTCTGTCCCATTGGGACCCTGCCTCACCTGTCACCTCCCTGGGACAGCTACGTGTGCAGCCGCAGCGGTCACATCCTGGAGATTGACCACCAGAGCATGGCTGTGCAGTGCACCCGTCGCCTGCTGCCCACACAAACTCCTGGTGACCCCTTCCCCCAGAAGCAGACCTTCAACTCAGGTAGGTGGGTGCCTGTTCTCTGGGGTAGTGGCTTCACACTGAGTCCCTAACACGTGGGCTCTCCAGGTCTCGGCATTGCCATCAGCAGCCTCAGTGTCTCTCCCACCATGTGCGTTGTGGGCTCTGAGGATGGCTACCTGCGACTCTGGCCCCTGGACTTCTCCTCAGTGCTACTGGAGGCAGGTGAGGCTGTAGgtgcccttcccttccccctaGCTTGGGAAGAGCTGCCCTGCCACAGGAATGGGGCAGTGCCATCCCTTGGTTAGGCAGGAAGATATGGGGCCAAGGGTCTGCTTTCTGAGCCTGGGGTCTAGGCCAGCTTTGCAGAAGGGCACCAGGGGCAGTGTGTGGCAGCCAAGGTTCCCTCAAAGCCTGGCCCCATCTGGCTTTGGAGTGGTGGTCTTGAGTGGCTCTCAGCCCGTGGAGAGCCTTGGCAGGAAGGGAACAGAAGTTCTGTgtcttgctggtggagtggctcaagcggtagagtgccttcctagcaagcatgaggccctgagttcaaaccccagttccatcaaaaaaaaaaaccctcaaagttgTTCTAAATCTTGGGGACCCCAGGTGCCTAAGTAGCGTTGCATAAATATGCCTGGGATTGACTCTGATGCCCACTGTACCTGGAGCTTGCTGACCCCACCTTTCCCACAGAGCATGACGGCCCTATCAGCTCTGTCTCTGTCAGTCCTGATGGCCTGCGCGTGCTGTCCACCACTTCCCGGGGCCACCTGGGTTTCCTGGACATCGCATCCCAGGAGTACACTGTGCTAGCACGCTCCCACATGGCCCCAGTGCTGGCGCTGTCTGTGAACCGGAGCCGGGGACAGCTGGCCACTGTGTCCCTGGACCACACTGTTCGCATCTGGGACCTGGCCACCCTGCAGCAGGTAGAGTGTGGTAGAGGGCTGGGGGCTCAGAGGCTATCCCAAAGTGGGTGTGGGCAGGGCCCTCGGTCCTTCCAGCCCATGTGTGGAACACTGCATTTAGGCCACCTGGAGTGCACTTGCTCCTTGGGCACTCCTGGCCTCTGTCAACCCTTCACTGTAGTCTCTGCCTTCTAGCTGTATGACTTCACGTCATCTGATGAGGTCCCACATGCTGTCACCTTCCACCCTTTGAGGCCGACCTTCTTCTGTGGCTTCAGCAGTGGGGCTATGCGCTCCTTTTGCTTGGAAAATACCAGGGTCCTGATGGAACACACGTGAGTGCCCTGCTTGCCACCAGCCCCTTGGGGGTCCTGGCCTCAACCCCTGTGGTAGAAACTGGGATGGTCTTTTTATGGAAGCTGGGGTGGTCTGTGGGACAGTCATGTGGGAAGGCCCATCTGCAGTAAGGCCAATGCTGCCGAAAAGCCCCCTCAACCCTGTGGCTCCCAGAACTGAGGCCAGTGGGTGTCCCCATGTGTGGTGCAGGCATCACCGAGGGGCCATCACCAGCCTGGTCATCAGCCCTGATGGCAACTTCCTGTTCAGCTCCTGCTCTCGGGGCTCCCTGGTCCAGTATGACTGTGCCGCCCCCCAATGCTGTGTCCTCCGTGTAGCAGGTCAGGCCCCCTCAAGCCACTCAGGCTGGTCCCAAGGTGCTGGGAGGCCAGTGCCCATCTCTTAGGGCCTGCATGGTGCTGTGTGCCTGCATCCTGTCCAGGGAGGGATTGGTTTTAGAGTTTACCAGCCACccaaaggcagagatcagcaaaGGTCCATGCCTGCACTGCCGTGGGAGAAGTGGGCAGCCTGAGCCCTGGGACAGCAGGCTGGGGTCAGACCCACCCAGAAGGTATCTGCCTCCTCCTGTGGCCTTCAAGAACCCCCAGATGTCTTGCTGGTACTTGCTATCTGCTGGCTTGTGGACGCTCACACCCAATCCCTGTGGCTGCTGTGGAGGGAGCTGGTGTTTCCCACAGGTCAGCATGGGACCGGATTGTGCCacactccctccccacctcctgaCCCATCTGTTCTGTGTGATTGCAGCCAACGTGGTATGCCAGGATGCTTGCCTGAATCCAAACATCCTGGCAGTCAGTGAGGACAGCCGCCTGCTGGCCTTCGTGGGCCCCTCGAAGTACACAGTGACAGTCATGGAGTCAGCCTCCCTGGATGAGGTAAGTATGGAGCCTCTTGGGTTGGGGGCTCTCTTTGGATGGGTGTAGAGTGTGAGAGGGTACAGGGAGCAGGCAGGGAGCCGCAGTCACTCAGGAGCAGGCCCCAGGCCCCATCACACCTTCATCACGATTGCAGAGAACTTAGCAGCCTAGGGCAGCTGGGGCAGCCATGCTGTCTTCAGTGAGGGCAGCCTCCCATTCAGGGAAGATGGTGCCCAGGTGCCCAGGTGGGAGCCTCCAAGGCCACCTCCTTCCCTGATTCTGGGTGGTGTCCGTTGTGCCGGGAGCTCAAGGTTAGTGACTACTTTTACTCCTAGCTCCTGCGGGTTGATGTCAGCACCCTGGACCTGACCGGCAGCCACCTGGACTTGGCTATGGCTGTCTGCTTTAGCCCTGCAGCCCAAGGCCACCTGCTAGTGTCCACATCATCCAACAAAGTTGTTGCTCTGGACACCCTGTCAGGACGTGCTATCCGGGAGGTGAGCCATGGGACTGTGGCCAGCTGGCTTGGCCTTCCCTTCCATCTGTACCCACGGCTTTTCTAGTCAGGCAGGGTCCGTTGCTGCACTCTGTGAGGAGTGGAGGCCCTTGGGCTGTCTGCCACCCTGCCAAGTCCTAGATGGCATTCTCCAAGAATGCTCTTGTTCACTGTAGCTGTCCAGTGTCCGCCCTATAGCCTGCTCCTCCCTGGCTCTTAGTGAAGATGCCCGCTTCCTGCTGACAGCCACTGGCCGGGCCATCGAGGTGTGGGATTACTCGACACAGGCTGACCCTGGCTGCCAGGTGTGTGCTGTGGAccagcaggaggccctgggtgtCAGTACCCTCCCCAGGGTGGGTGGGGCAGAATGTTGCTCTGGGACAAGGAGGGAAGGGACTTAGAGTGTGAAAGAAGGATGACCCCTAGGGCCCTGTGTGCCTGCCAAGGTCTAACACTACATGGGGCCTCTTAGTTCCAAGCCCAATGGGTGTGAGTCTCACCATCAGACCTAGATACTTGGAGCACAGCAGCACCGTGGTCACACATGGGTCCTTGTATGTGACTGCCCGCAGGTATACATTGGCCACTCAGAGCATGTGCAGGCTGTGGCCTTCACGCCTGACCAAAAGCAGGTCCTCAGTGTTGGGGATGCTATCTTCTTCTGGGATGTCCTGGCCGCCCCTGAGAGGCAAGTGTCTGCCCTTGACTGCATCCACCTAGGCCTCCCATTGGCCCCCTCTGACACTTTGTCTCATTCTCAGTGACCGAAGTGAGTCCAGGGTCCCCCCAGCCCATGAGGCCGGTGAGTGGTCCGGGTCTGGCTAGAAGGGGTGGGCATGGAGACACTGGCAGGTGTGGAGGTGACGCTGGGCTGGTTCTTAGGCTACATTGGGTGGTGTGGCACCATTTGCTCTCCTGTGCCTGGTGTACCCATCGCCACCACAGAGGCTGCCTCCTCTGACAGGCTTTACTGTCCCCAGCTCTGAGCACCATATGACTCCTTCCATCCCCAGGCCTGGGCACAGGACAGCTGGAGGACGCAGTGTCTGGCGCCAGCGGGCTCCCCCAACAGCAGGTGCCCACGCCATCTCAGACTTCGTCATCCCCACCAGGCATCTGTGCCAGGCCCCCTGAGGACGGTGGTGAGGAGCAGGGGTCCTGTGCAGGCCCAAGTGGGTGTGGGCCCAGCATGCCCATGTGCGCTGGCTGTGGTCCATCAGTAGGGATGCAGGTAGCCAGGTAGCGTGGGCTCTTCTTCCTGTTCTCACTGCCCCCAGGTACTTTCTCCATGTTGGAAGAAGAAGGACCCTGCAAGGAGAACCACAGTCCTAAGGGTCTGCGCCAGGCCCCGGGCCCACCTGTACTCATTGAGAGGGAGGCCAGAGGGGATGGAGACAGGGCCCAGGGGGCTGCTTGGGGGCCCAGGGGGCTTGCCGTGCCTCCCTGTCACCATAGCCAGCCTAGTAAGTAGATGGTGGGCAGGGACTCAGTCCCATGTGTGGATGTCTTAGGGGCTTGAGGTAGCTTAAGAGTGACCTTGTCTACCCCTGCCCATGAGGGTGCTTCCCCTGAGAGAATGAAGCTAGGTCACCTACTGGGCTGTGGGAACCCTGGGATGCctgtggtgggtgggtgggatgCAGCTCTCATGTCACTGCTCAGTAGGGTGGGGTCTTTGTGTAGGTGAAGGGACCTCTGAAGGGTTGTAGGCAGGTTAATGTCCTGTggcttcttt is from Castor canadensis chromosome 17, mCasCan1.hap1v2, whole genome shotgun sequence and encodes:
- the Wdr90 gene encoding WD repeat-containing protein 90 isoform X6, translating into MPQPRTLRAAHPRPGPQPRCSSSPAWQHPYVNVFRYFRVDEWKRSSKEGDVALVTDKTLKSAVYRIRGSVSASNYIQLPRTSTQSLGLTGRYLYVLFRPLPTKHFVIHLDVSTEDSQVIRVSFSNLFKEFKSSATWLQFPFVFEARMSRRDLAGVAPPDARWTCLQLDLHDILLIYLSRHYGHLKSVRLCASLLVRNLYTSDLCFDPAVTVTEARRAKLPMTPMPREMTFPVPKGESWHVHYVHIWFPGNSLKVPSRNVRKSCFPPEAVFLRSVPQLPHPATVSKSMQDSVSLVAQPCKPPSAPRLLPDVSLPYKHSEVSSIDGPSIHGQDLPTWAEAVDVHTVVSNGHMSTHKSAGVPMPLEDAGFYKRFLPDPILRLKGVIGFGGHSTKWALWTKDGAAVVYPCHAVIVALRVDTGEQRFFLGHTDKVSALALDGRSLLLASAQAQPPSTVRLWDFQTGGCLSLFWSPVHTVCSLSFSGSGALLCGVGKDHHGRTVVVAWGTDQIGNGGEVVILAKVHTDFDIQTFRIASFDETRMASCGRGSVRLWRLRGRTLRSCPVDLGEHCALELTDLAFAQTLDSHRASSARMLYVCSRSGHILEIDHQSMAVQCTRRLLPTQTPGDPFPQKQTFNSGLGIAISSLSVSPTMCVVGSEDGYLRLWPLDFSSVLLEAEHDGPISSVSVSPDGLRVLSTTSRGHLGFLDIASQEYTVLARSHMAPVLALSVNRSRGQLATVSLDHTVRIWDLATLQQLYDFTSSDEVPHAVTFHPLRPTFFCGFSSGAMRSFCLENTRVLMEHTHHRGAITSLVISPDGNFLFSSCSRGSLVQYDCAAPQCCVLRVAANVVCQDACLNPNILAVSEDSRLLAFVGPSKYTVTVMESASLDELLRVDVSTLDLTGSHLDLAMAVCFSPAAQGHLLVSTSSNKVVALDTLSGRAIRELSSVRPIACSSLALSEDARFLLTATGRAIEVWDYSTQADPGCQVYIGHSEHVQAVAFTPDQKQVLSVGDAIFFWDVLAAPESDRSESRVPPAHEAGLGTGQLEDAVSGASGLPQQQVPTPSQTSSSPPGICARPPEDGGTFSMLEEEGPCKENHSPKGLRQAPGPPVLIEREARGDGDRAQGAAWGPRGLAVPPCHHSQPSALSTRKVKARPPIRPDSYKHFTARYKASTLAKSISFPPAGGEQLHLKAVVGYNGNGRSNMVWRPETGFFAYTCGRLVVVEDLHSGAQQHWLGHPEEISTLALSHNAQVLASASCCGSAATRCQIRIWDVAGGLCQQLLSHHNTAVQALAFSSDDELLVTLGDYGDRTLALWSTDTYELLSSIRLPEPMHGVAFNPWDAGKLTCVGTGAITFWLLQQRGADINLQVHQQPVPEEVGAAELTSLCYGANPLLYCGSSSGQVCVWDTSAGRCFLAWEADDGEIGVLLCSGSRLVSGSNTRRLRLWAVGAVPELRRKGSGARSSSVFMEQELSLDGAIVSASFDSSMDIGVVGSTAGTLWYISWTEGTSTRLVSGHRGKVNEVVFSPSESHCATGGEDGSVRVWSLASMELVIQFQVLNQSCICLAWSPPSCSRPEQQQVVAGYSDGTLRIFSISRTAMELKMHPHRAALTAIAFSTDGQTVLSGDKDGLIAISRPHTGMTFRVLSDHQGAPISTLQSTSKEYGDLGVEGTDLWLAASGDQRVSIWASDWAQDHCELLDWLSFPAPATLEAPSLPPPSLAAFCPWDRTLLVCVGLGVHEEVVFYSLRQKQVVEKMSLPFFAMSLSLSPRSHLIAVGFAECILRLLDCASGTNQDFAGHDDSVHLCRFTPSARLLFTASHNEILVWEVMDH
- the Wdr90 gene encoding WD repeat-containing protein 90 isoform X2, coding for MAGAWQHPYVNVFRYFRVDEWKRSSKEGDVALVTDKTLKSAVYRIRGSVSASNYIQLPRTSTQSLGLTGRYLYVLFRPLPTKHFVIHLDVSTEDSQVIRVSFSNLFKEFKSSATWLQFPFVFEARMSRRDLAGVAPPDARWTCLQLDLHDILLIYLSRHYGHLKSVRLCASLLVRNLYTSDLCFDPAVTVTEARRAKLPMTPMPREMTFPVPKGESWHVHYVHIWFPGNSLKVPSRNVRKSCFPPEAVFLRSVPQLPHPATVSKSMQDSVSLVAQPCKPPSAPRLLPDVSLPYKHSEVSSIDGPSIHGQDLPTWAEAVDVHTVVSNGHMSTHKSAGVPMPLEDAGFYKRFLPDPILRLKGVIGFGGHSTKWALWTKDGAAVVYPCHAVIVALRVDTGEQRFFLGHTDKVSALALDGRSLLLASAQAQPPSTVRLWDFQTGGCLSLFWSPVHTVCSLSFSGSGALLCGVGKDHHGRTVVVAWGTDQIGNGGEVVILAKVHTDFDIQTFRIASFDETRMASCGRGSVRLWRLRGRTLRSCPVDLGEHCALELTDLAFAQTLDSHRASSARMLYVCSRSGHILEIDHQSMAVQCTRRLLPTQTPGDPFPQKQTFNSGLGIAISSLSVSPTMCVVGSEDGYLRLWPLDFSSVLLEAEHDGPISSVSVSPDGLRVLSTTSRGHLGFLDIASQEYTVLARSHMAPVLALSVNRSRGQLATVSLDHTVRIWDLATLQQLYDFTSSDEVPHAVTFHPLRPTFFCGFSSGAMRSFCLENTRVLMEHTHHRGAITSLVISPDGNFLFSSCSRGSLVQYDCAAPQCCVLRVAANVVCQDACLNPNILAVSEDSRLLAFVGPSKYTVTVMESASLDELLRVDVSTLDLTGSHLDLAMAVCFSPAAQGHLLVSTSSNKVVALDTLSGRAIRELSSVRPIACSSLALSEDARFLLTATGRAIEVWDYSTQADPGCQVYIGHSEHVQAVAFTPDQKQVLSVGDAIFFWDVLAAPESDRSESRVPPAHEAGLGTGQLEDAVSGASGLPQQQVPTPSQTSSSPPGICARPPEDGGTFSMLEEEGPCKENHSPKGLRQAPGPPVLIEREARGDGDRAQGAAWGPRGLAVPPCHHSQPSALSTRKVKARPPIRPDSYKHFTARYKASTLAKSISFPPAGGEQLHLKAVVGYNGNGRSNMVWRPETGFFAYTCGRLVVVEDLHSGAQQHWLGHPEEISTLALSHNAQVLASASCCGSAATRCQIRIWDVAGGLCQQLLSHHNTAVQALAFSSDDELLVTLGDYGDRTLALWSTDTYELLSSIRLPEPMHGVAFNPWDAGKLTCVGTGAITFWLLQQRGADINLQVHQQPVPEEVGAAELTSLCYGANPLLYCGSSSGQVCVWDTSAGRCFLAWEADDGEIGVLLCSGSRLVSGSNTRRLRLWAVGAVPELRRKGSGARSSSVFMEQELSLDGAIVSASFDSSMDIGVVGSTAGTLWYISWTEGTSTRLVSGHRGKVNEVVFSPSESHCATGGEDGSVRVWSLASMELVIQFQVLNQSCICLAWSPPSCSRPEQQQVVAGYSDGTLRIFSISRTAMELKMHPHRAALTAIAFSTDGQTVLSGDKDGLIAISRPHTGMTFRVLSDHQGAPISTLQSTSKEYGDLGVEGTDLWLAASGDQRVSIWASDWAQDHCELLDWLSFPAPATLEAPSLPPPSLAAFCPWDRTLLVCVGLGVHEEVVFYSLRQKQVVEKMSLPFFAMSLSLSPRSHLIAVGFAECILRLLDCASGTNQDFAGHDDSVHLCRFTPSARLLFTASHNEILVWEVMDH
- the Wdr90 gene encoding WD repeat-containing protein 90 isoform X1, giving the protein MPQPRTLRAAHPRPGPQPRCSSSPAWQHPYVNVFRYFRVDEWKRSSKEGDVALVTDKTLKSAVYRIRGSVSASNYIQLPRTSTQSLGLTGRYLYVLFRPLPTKHFVIHLDVSTEDSQVIRVSFSNLFKEFKSSATWLQFPFVFEARMSRRDLAGVAPPDARWTCLQLDLHDILLIYLSRHYGHLKSVRLCASLLVRNLYTSDLCFDPVTVTEARRAKLPMTPMPREMTFPVPKGESWHVHYVHIWFPGNSLKVPSRNVRKSCFPPEAVFLRSVPQLPHPATVSKSMQDSVSLVAQPCKPPSAPRLLPDVSLPYKHSEVSSIDGPSIHGQDLPTWAEAVDVHTVVSNGHMSTHKSAGVPMPLEDAGFYKRFLPDPILRLKGVIGFGGHSTKWALWTKDGAAVVYPCHAVIVALRVDTGEQRFFLGHTDKVSALALDGRSLLLASAQAQPPSTVRLWDFQTGGCLSLFWSPVHTVCSLSFSGSGALLCGVGKDHHGRTVVVAWGTDQIGNGGEVVILAKVHTDFDIQTFRIASFDETRMASCGRGSVRLWRLRGRTLRSCPVDLGEHCALELTDLAFAQTLDSHRASSARMLYVCSRSGHILEIDHQSMAVQCTRRLLPTQTPGDPFPQKQTFNSGLGIAISSLSVSPTMCVVGSEDGYLRLWPLDFSSVLLEAEHDGPISSVSVSPDGLRVLSTTSRGHLGFLDIASQEYTVLARSHMAPVLALSVNRSRGQLATVSLDHTVRIWDLATLQQLYDFTSSDEVPHAVTFHPLRPTFFCGFSSGAMRSFCLENTRVLMEHTHHRGAITSLVISPDGNFLFSSCSRGSLVQYDCAAPQCCVLRVAANVVCQDACLNPNILAVSEDSRLLAFVGPSKYTVTVMESASLDELLRVDVSTLDLTGSHLDLAMAVCFSPAAQGHLLVSTSSNKVVALDTLSGRAIRELSSVRPIACSSLALSEDARFLLTATGRAIEVWDYSTQADPGCQVYIGHSEHVQAVAFTPDQKQVLSVGDAIFFWDVLAAPESDRSESRVPPAHEAGLGTGQLEDAVSGASGLPQQQVPTPSQTSSSPPGICARPPEDGGTFSMLEEEGPCKENHSPKGLRQAPGPPVLIEREARGDGDRAQGAAWGPRGLAVPPCHHSQPSALSTRKVKARPPIRPDSYKHFTARYKASTLAKSISFPPAGGEQLHLKAVVGYNGNGRSNMVWRPETGFFAYTCGRLVVVEDLHSGAQQHWLGHPEEISTLALSHNAQVLASASCCGSAATRCQIRIWDVAGGLCQQLLSHHNTAVQALAFSSDDELLVTLGDYGDRTLALWSTDTYELLSSIRLPEPMHGVAFNPWDAGKLTCVGTGAITFWLLQQRGADINLQVHQQPVPEEVGAAELTSLCYGANPLLYCGSSSGQVCVWDTSAGRCFLAWEADDGEIGVLLCSGSRLVSGSNTRRLRLWAVGAVPELRRKGSGARSSSVFMEQELSLDGAIVSASFDSSMDIGVVGSTAGTLWYISWTEGTSTRLVSGHRGKVNEVVFSPSESHCATGGEDGSVRVWSLASMELVIQFQVLNQSCICLAWSPPSCSRPEQQQVVAGYSDGTLRIFSISRTAMELKMHPHRAALTAIAFSTDGQTVLSGDKDGLIAISRPHTGMTFRVLSDHQGAPISTLQSTSKEYGDLGVEGTDLWLAASGDQRVSIWASDWAQDHCELLDWLSFPAPATLEAPSLPPPSLAAFCPWDRTLLVCVGLGVHEEVVFYSLRQKQVVEKMSLPFFAMSLSLSPRSHLIAVGFAECILRLLDCASGTNQDFAGHDDSVHLCRFTPSARLLFTASHNEILVWEVMDH